Genomic segment of Bos taurus isolate L1 Dominette 01449 registration number 42190680 breed Hereford chromosome X, ARS-UCD2.0, whole genome shotgun sequence:
TATGTGGGGAGGTCATTTTAGGGTATAGGTGTACACAAGCCAATAGGACCATCAACTTGCAGGTTATATGTGTCACTTTTCCCCCAagataaataaatcaaatgaaaaacACACACTGACATCTTCCTGGGTGTCATGGAGGCAACTGCCTGGAAGGTCCATTTTTTGCACTTCTGCTCTCCTACGACAATTTCATTTTGCCCTGAGGGGCCTTCTCGTATAAGGACGGCTGCTCCTCGGTATTCCCGGCATTGCCGTCACTCCCCGCATTCCCTGGAGGCGAGGATTTCTTCTCAGAAGACCGGTCTTCAGGCTTGCGGGCAATCAGCAGGCGGCAGGTGAGCAGGATTCCAAACACCAGGGCATGGGCGTAGCGTTTGAGAGGATCACCGACTAGCTGGTGGAAGAAGAGGACCGCCAACACCAGCAAGAGGAGGAAAAAGTTGGCCACATCTTTGGGACGCCCAGGCACAAGAGTCATGACAATGCCACAGGCCACCTCAAGAGCACCAATGCTTTTGCGGAGGAGAATGGAATTGATCCCCATTTTCTTCAGCAGAGGGAGGGCTCGCACATAGCTCTTGTAAGCACGTTTCTAGAGTGGAATATCATAAAGAAATAAATCGCTGCATTAACCATGATTTTACCATTAGAATGAAGAGCACACAAGCAAGGTCCTTCTTCTCCACTATTCCCTTTCCACACCAGTCAAGGGTGTCCTGTTCTTTATTTACCATGTCCCCTAAATAAAAATCTtataataaagggaaaaaagcaagCAATCTGCTGAGATCCTTGTGATTTAATCCTTAGTAACACCATCAAAGGTAACAGAATTTGACTTTAtagtttaaaaacacttttttttctgcCAAGCGTGAGTGTCAGCAATGGggatttgggatcttagttccagaccagggatcaaacccaggccccctgcagtggaaacacccttgaaaaaattttttttctgattataaatcaTAAACAACATTaagaatttagaagaaaattcatTGGGCCCATGAAAACTGGTACAGATTAGCCATATCCACATTTTCCagtgcctgctgctactgctgctaagtcacttcagtcgtgtccaactctgtgtgaccccacggatggcagcccaccaggctcccctgtccctgggattctccaggcaagaacactggagtgggttgccatttccctctccaatgcatgcaaatgaaaagtgaaagtgaagacactcaattgtatctgaccctcagcgaccccatggactgcagctttccaggctcctccatccatgggattttccaggcaagagtactggagtggggtgccattgccttctccgtttccaGTGCCT
This window contains:
- the TMEM35A gene encoding novel acetylcholine receptor chaperone (The RefSeq protein has 1 substitution compared to this genomic sequence), which encodes MASPITVTVVALSVALGLFFVFMGTIKLTPRLSKDAYSEMKRAYKSYVRALPLLKKMGINSILLRKSIGALEVACGIVMTLVPGRPKDVANFFLLLLVLAVLFFHQLVGDPLKRYAHALVFGILLTCRLLIARKPEDRSSEKKSSPPGNAGSDGNAGNTEEQPSLYEKAPQGKMKLS